Part of the Cereibacter sphaeroides 2.4.1 genome, GGACAGGGCCGCATCCAGCCGTCCGCCGACAAAGCCCGCAGGCAGGCCGAGGAGCATCCCCACGGCCAGCGCGCAGAGCGTGGCGGCGGGGGCGATCGCCAGCACGCGCCGCGCGCCCACGACCATCCGGCTGAAGCAATCCCGCGCGAGGCTGTCGCCGCCGAGGAGATAGACCGGATAGGCTGAGCCCCCCGCGGGGCTGCCTGGCATCGCGTTCTTCAGCCCCGACAGCTGCGCCAGCGGATCGTGCGTGGCGATGAGGTCGGCAAAAAGCGCGGTCAGGACCCAGAAGAGGACGAGCGTCAGCCCAGCAAGGCCCGCGCCGCTCCCGAAGAGCCGGCCCGCAGGCCCGAGCCGCGCCCGGGCGCGCCAGCCCAGACCCAGGATCAGCGCGAGCCCGGCCCAGACGGGCGCGAAGCGCAGGACCATCCGGCCGAGGATCTCGATCCAGCCCAACGCCTCCATCAGCGCGCCCGCAGCCGGGGATTGAGCGCGCGATAGGCGAGGTCGGACAGGCCCTGCGTGACCAGCACCAGCGTCACCGCCACCGTGGCGCAGCCGAGGAGCAGATCTATGTCGTTGTTGCCCGCGGCCTGCACCAGCGTCCAGCCGAAGCCCTTGTAGGCAAAGAGCGTCTCAACGATCACGACCCCGTTCAGAAGCCATGGCAGCTGCAGCAGGATCACCGTCACCGGCGCCACCAGCGCATTGCGCAGCGCATGGACGAGCACGATCCGGCTCTGGCTTGCGCCCTTCAGCCGGGCGGTGCGGACATAGGGCTGCGTCATCGCATCGGCCATGGCCGCGCGGGTGATGCGCGCGACATAACCCGTGCCGTAGAGCGCCACCGTCACCACCGGCAGGGCGAAGTTCCAGAAGGTGATGCCGCTCATGGCGCCCGAGGCGGTGCCCTGAAATAGGGTGCGGTCCTCGATCCAGCCCGCCTCGTGCAGAAGGGGCGACAGGCCGGCGGTGGCCGAGGCGAACAGCGCCACCAGGACCACCCCCGAGACATATTCCGGCGTGGCGGCGGTGA contains:
- a CDS encoding ABC transporter permease produces the protein MRVTAILLRRLGALLATALCLSLLVFWLTHLPPNLEKLAKSQGSARMSDAEVASWLERSGFDRPVPVLYGEWLGLLPKARCGRCGVLQGDWGQSTVFRQPVAEVLARSLAATGWLMLWVMVVMVPTALALGVLAGMREGSRTDRAISVATILTAATPEYVSGVVLVALFASATAGLSPLLHEAGWIEDRTLFQGTASGAMSGITFWNFALPVVTVALYGTGYVARITRAAMADAMTQPYVRTARLKGASQSRIVLVHALRNALVAPVTVILLQLPWLLNGVVIVETLFAYKGFGWTLVQAAGNNDIDLLLGCATVAVTLVLVTQGLSDLAYRALNPRLRAR